In the Hordeum vulgare subsp. vulgare chromosome 7H, MorexV3_pseudomolecules_assembly, whole genome shotgun sequence genome, one interval contains:
- the LOC123410738 gene encoding uncharacterized protein LOC123410738: MEGLDVDGIFQHYRLNPTEMEAVTYYLPRLLSGETLHGTEKLIHHIYIYDYEPKDLAAQFAPVPQAASSGDRFFFTTCKSKNGSKLQSVRSAGGGTWTIQKTTEISHAGLKVGELKNLSFKKKGKSTGWVMEEYRCLLPQATVAEGVKVFCKMHLAQHAPDAARQESAAYKHQEPQPEAVTASAHAQKRPAPAAAADPHPPRPNKRVRVAFPVPAPATPSFLMYDEAARAMHCPLARTNFPVQDAQVPAVAVPAAIEVSCESTTTSDHSDVASSSQNQHYSQQQTVPEAGSSIARSTSEEDVFETLEPISSLLDGEEDDFDLEELMRMMEADPIEVEPVTGANTGVEMDQQEPLYLDCLDQGMLEDILQSDYPHPMQIPEDRAMDNPAFHDADKEKRYNAASDLDAPSLQGQGHLFKSPPSFFDPFEAAWKAEEALEN, translated from the coding sequence ATGGAAGGCCTCGACGTCGATGGCATCTTCCAGCACTACCGCCTGAATCCTACGGAAATGGAGGCCGTCACGTACTACTTGCCACGCCTCCTCTCCGGCGAGACGCTGCATGGCACCGAGAAGCTCATCCACCACATCTACATCTACGACTACGAGCCCAAGGATCTCGCCGCCCAGTTCGCGCCCGTGCCGCAGGCCGCGAGCAGCGGCGACCGCTTCTTCTTCACGACGTGCAAGAGCAAGAACGGAAGCAAGCTCCAGAGCGTGCGCAGCGCCGGCGGCGGCACCTGGACCATCCAGAAGACCACGGAGATTAGCCACGCCGGACTCAAGGTCGGCGAGCTCAAGAACCTGTCGTTCAAGAAGAAAGGCAAGTCGACCGGCTGGGTCATGGAGGAGTACCGATGCCTGCTGCCGCAGGCCACTGTCGCCGAGGGGGTGAAGGTGTTCTGCAAGATGCACTTGGCTCAGCATGCTCCTGACGCGGCTCGCCAAGAATCGGcggcatacaagcatcaagaacCGCAGCCAGAGGCCGTGACTGCGAGCGCGCACGCACAGAAGAGGCCAGCGCCAGCTGCCGCCGCCGATCCTCATCCCCCGCGCCCCAACAAGAGGGTGCGAGTtgccttccccgtcccggcacctGCCACACCGTCGTTCTTGATGTATGATGAGGCAGCCAGAGCAATGCATTGCCCGCTGGCTCGTACCAACTTCCCTGTTCAGGATGCACAGGTACCTGCTGTGGCTGTACCAGCGGCAATCGAAGTATCATGCGAGTCCACTACAACATCCGACCACTCCGACGTTGCTTCTTCCTCGCAGAATCAGCATTACAGCCAACAACAGACTGTTCCTGAGGCTGGCTCAAGCATTGCAAGAAGCACATCTGAAGAGGATGTCTTTGAGACATTGGAGCCTATTTCCAGTTTGCTGGATGGAGAGGAAGATGACTTTGATCTTGAAGAACTAATGAGAATGATGGAAGCCGACCCAATTGAAGTTGAGCCTGTCACTGGAGCCAACACTGGCGTGGAGATGGACCAACAGGAACCTCTCTACCTGGATTGCTTGGACCAAGGCATGCTGGAGGACATTCTGCAGTCCGATTACCCTCACCCAATGCAGATACCAGAGGATCGGGCCATGGACAACCCTGCCTTCCATGATGCTGACAAGGAGAAGAGGTACAATGCCGCGTCAGATCTTGACGCTCCATCGCTTCAGGGACAAGGCCACTTGTTCAAATCGCCGCCAAGCTTCTTCGATCCATTTGAAGCAGCGTGGAAGGCCGAAGAGGCGCTCGAGAACTAG